From Verrucomicrobiia bacterium, the proteins below share one genomic window:
- a CDS encoding ATP-binding protein codes for MDSITALYRACAPDEALKGGDERWVDCDEARGSHVVTLLARALRRADPARPEFKLFTGHRGIGKSTELFRLKHLLENPHRNESRYCVIYMDATQHLDIADLDSPDLAVMMASQVQDQLQQQKIPGFSPVTVLFEQVWDAFRATLKSEPNVQKLDVSAGLLKLTTEIKGSPTARQKLRQAIELQTTTLRQATNDLLRTAAQALQAANLGGLVLIVDGLDKLPTDRHERIFCDRCDQLVNYQASIVYAVPISLAYGPRFAETRQTFGEDCVPVPMLRMEEPATGLTTMEEMIRKRCQAAGVDPEHVFDSPQTRQYLCRQTGGHTRHLFAFLQATLNRVDAFPVRQTDVEAAIRDYSDSLAREIPAECWKWLRMFRSGRLDRLPAELPDPLRRSMLHWLYIFEYRNGEPYYNVNPVIRNLSNFTPS; via the coding sequence ATGGATTCGATCACCGCACTGTACCGGGCGTGTGCTCCGGATGAGGCGCTCAAGGGCGGCGATGAGCGATGGGTGGACTGCGATGAGGCCAGGGGCAGTCATGTGGTCACACTTCTTGCACGGGCCCTCCGGCGCGCAGATCCGGCAAGGCCCGAATTCAAACTCTTCACCGGGCACCGAGGGATTGGAAAGAGCACCGAACTCTTTCGCCTCAAGCATCTGCTGGAGAACCCGCACCGGAACGAGTCCCGGTATTGTGTGATCTACATGGACGCCACGCAGCACCTCGACATCGCCGACCTGGACTCCCCCGATCTGGCGGTGATGATGGCTTCACAGGTCCAGGACCAGTTGCAGCAGCAGAAGATCCCGGGATTTTCGCCGGTCACTGTACTCTTCGAACAGGTCTGGGATGCCTTCCGTGCAACGTTGAAATCGGAACCGAACGTCCAGAAGTTGGATGTCAGTGCTGGATTACTGAAACTCACAACCGAGATCAAGGGCTCCCCCACCGCCCGACAAAAACTCCGTCAGGCCATCGAACTTCAGACCACGACCCTTCGCCAGGCCACCAACGACCTTCTCAGGACCGCCGCACAGGCCTTGCAGGCTGCCAATCTGGGAGGACTGGTGCTGATTGTCGATGGCCTCGACAAGCTGCCGACCGACCGGCACGAGCGGATCTTCTGCGATCGATGCGATCAGTTGGTGAACTACCAGGCGAGCATCGTGTACGCCGTGCCCATCTCCCTCGCCTACGGGCCTCGCTTCGCCGAAACGCGTCAGACGTTTGGCGAGGACTGCGTTCCCGTACCCATGTTGCGCATGGAGGAACCAGCCACCGGCCTGACCACGATGGAGGAGATGATTCGCAAGCGCTGCCAAGCCGCGGGTGTTGATCCGGAGCACGTCTTCGACAGTCCGCAGACCCGGCAGTACCTGTGCAGACAGACCGGTGGACACACACGCCATCTCTTCGCCTTTCTGCAGGCGACCCTGAACCGTGTCGATGCCTTCCCGGTGCGACAAACCGACGTCGAGGCGGCCATCCGCGACTATTCGGATAGCCTGGCGCGTGAGATTCCCGCCGAGTGTTGGAAGTGGCTGCGCATGTTCCGTAGCGGCCGACTCGACCGCCTGCCGGCGGAACTGCCCGATCCCCTTCGCCGCAGCATGCTGCACTGGCTGTATATCTTCGAGTATCGCAATGGCGAGCCGTACTACAACGTGAACCCGGTGATCCGGAATCTTTCCAACTTCACGCCATCGTGA
- a CDS encoding tetratricopeptide repeat protein gives MSTTGTKTGADAMRVLRRAVTRAEGFALHLAICNHPAARADWIAALAESLPGHLARVIPLDAQTEDALEVVLARSRDTDPGNPSVTLDATVLMVVDLELAVPSNGSRLQAIHNLNLRRSEWRDRIRCPVVFWVPEYLAALCTREAPDFFDWRRETIRFPDHAMDRHGVIPEEIRGTDSSLPPADFRLRRLQELESRLRLPAGAPSAGQVLRHVEWQGEAAGHEIFLGRRDSARARIAEVTRQCRQAGLDAPLARLSAEWGNALAQTGDLAGAHSAYRESLEVSQRQAAADPDSMVWQRNVSVGQMKIGDVLQAQGDSDGALAAYRKGFEVFQRLAAADPANALWRRDVSVSQERIGGLMFDQGDLAGAMAACQNALELSRQLAAENPGNPVWQRDLSVSLDKLGDVLHAQGDFDGAMAAYREALAISQKLAEGDPGNPVWQRDGSVGLNKVGDVLRARGDLIGAEAAYREALAVRQRLMAEDPDNAVWKRDVAISCERLGDLAQLRGDRAESILAYTRALDLFRPLVQADPTNAALARGPTYELYQLAELFAGDGMTEKALACAEEALAIRQRLSQLDPAHPPKRHDVALSRAQVARLRQTPASPTPTPGATHPATAGIP, from the coding sequence GTGAGCACTACGGGCACGAAGACCGGCGCGGATGCCATGCGGGTCCTTCGTCGCGCGGTCACCCGGGCCGAGGGCTTCGCGTTGCATCTGGCGATCTGCAATCACCCGGCGGCGCGGGCCGACTGGATCGCCGCGTTGGCCGAGTCCCTGCCCGGCCATCTCGCCCGTGTCATTCCCCTGGACGCCCAAACCGAGGATGCCTTGGAAGTCGTGCTGGCACGGAGCCGCGATACCGACCCTGGCAACCCATCCGTCACCCTCGATGCCACTGTGCTCATGGTGGTGGACCTGGAACTGGCGGTGCCTTCCAACGGCAGCCGGCTCCAGGCGATCCACAACTTGAATCTGCGCCGGTCCGAATGGCGCGACAGGATCAGGTGTCCGGTGGTGTTCTGGGTGCCAGAATACCTCGCCGCTCTTTGCACGCGGGAAGCCCCGGACTTCTTCGATTGGCGGCGGGAGACGATCCGGTTTCCCGATCATGCGATGGACCGACACGGCGTGATTCCAGAGGAGATTCGCGGGACGGACAGTTCTCTGCCTCCGGCTGACTTCAGGTTGCGTCGCCTCCAGGAGCTGGAATCCAGACTTCGCCTCCCCGCCGGAGCGCCGTCGGCCGGGCAGGTCCTCCGGCATGTCGAATGGCAGGGTGAGGCGGCCGGGCACGAAATCTTCCTGGGCCGCCGGGATTCCGCCAGGGCCCGTATTGCCGAGGTCACCCGACAATGCCGTCAGGCGGGCCTGGACGCCCCCCTGGCCCGGCTCAGCGCCGAGTGGGGCAATGCCCTGGCCCAGACAGGCGACCTGGCAGGGGCACACAGCGCCTATCGGGAGTCCCTGGAGGTGAGTCAACGGCAGGCGGCCGCGGACCCGGACAGCATGGTCTGGCAGCGGAACGTGAGCGTCGGGCAGATGAAGATCGGTGACGTGCTCCAAGCCCAGGGGGATTCAGATGGGGCGCTGGCCGCGTATCGGAAGGGATTTGAAGTCTTTCAGCGGCTGGCGGCGGCGGACCCTGCCAATGCACTCTGGCGACGAGACGTGAGCGTCAGTCAGGAACGAATTGGTGGGCTGATGTTCGATCAGGGGGACTTGGCCGGCGCCATGGCCGCATGTCAGAACGCGCTGGAACTGAGTCGGCAACTGGCGGCGGAGAATCCAGGGAACCCGGTCTGGCAGCGGGACCTGAGTGTCAGCCTGGACAAGTTGGGCGATGTGCTGCACGCGCAAGGTGATTTCGACGGGGCGATGGCAGCCTATCGGGAGGCGCTGGCGATCAGTCAGAAACTGGCAGAGGGCGACCCGGGCAACCCGGTCTGGCAGCGGGATGGAAGTGTCGGCCTGAACAAGGTGGGCGACGTGCTGCGTGCCCGGGGAGACCTGATCGGAGCGGAAGCGGCCTATCGGGAGGCCCTTGCCGTGAGGCAGCGGCTCATGGCCGAAGACCCTGACAATGCGGTCTGGAAGAGGGACGTGGCCATTTCGTGCGAACGCCTTGGAGACCTGGCGCAACTGCGTGGCGACCGTGCCGAATCGATCCTGGCGTACACCCGTGCGCTGGACCTCTTCCGGCCCCTGGTTCAAGCGGATCCAACCAACGCGGCATTGGCGCGAGGTCCAACCTACGAATTGTACCAGTTGGCCGAACTGTTTGCCGGTGATGGAATGACGGAAAAGGCGCTGGCATGCGCTGAAGAGGCCTTGGCCATTCGCCAGCGCCTGAGCCAGCTCGATCCCGCCCATCCGCCGAAGCGACACGACGTGGCCCTGAGCCGCGCCCAGGTCGCCCGACTGCGGCAGACGCCGGCATCGCCGACCCCTACCCCCGGTGCCACCCATCCGGCGACCGCCGGCATCCCATGA
- a CDS encoding ParA family protein has product MSVPIVTFFNNKGGVGKTSLVYHLAWMLARLGKQVVALDLDPQANLSAAFLDDTEMERIWNSPDGPGTVFQAVEPLMRVGDIEQPALRALSDRLHLVVGDVALSSFEETLSTSWPESMGDRNLYRPFRIQTAFWQIAQGAAERVRADLILADVGPNLGAINRSALIGSDHVVIPLGADLYSLQGLRNLGPTLRSWRSQWNKRLDNWPHPDFRLPRAAMHPLGYVVQQANVRLSRPVKAYDRWVNRMPGVYRETVLQEPGTDLPTQADPHCLATLKHFRSLVPMAQEARRPLFDLTPADGAIGSHAIAVRDAYSDFEELAQRILARMEDAAPGASPSCR; this is encoded by the coding sequence ATGAGCGTTCCCATCGTCACGTTCTTTAACAACAAGGGCGGCGTCGGCAAAACATCGCTCGTCTATCACCTCGCCTGGATGCTCGCGCGACTCGGCAAGCAGGTGGTCGCCCTCGACCTGGATCCACAGGCCAACCTCAGTGCGGCATTCCTCGATGACACCGAAATGGAGCGTATCTGGAACAGCCCGGATGGCCCGGGCACCGTGTTCCAGGCGGTCGAACCGCTTATGCGCGTGGGAGACATCGAGCAACCGGCTCTCCGTGCTCTCAGCGACCGACTTCACCTCGTGGTTGGGGACGTTGCGCTCTCGAGTTTTGAGGAGACGCTCTCAACGAGCTGGCCGGAGAGCATGGGCGATCGCAATCTCTATCGGCCCTTCCGCATTCAGACGGCCTTTTGGCAGATCGCCCAGGGGGCGGCCGAACGCGTCCGGGCAGACCTGATCCTCGCCGATGTCGGGCCGAATCTGGGTGCCATCAACCGTTCTGCGCTCATCGGCTCCGACCACGTGGTGATTCCCCTCGGGGCGGATCTCTACTCGCTTCAAGGCCTCCGAAATCTGGGCCCAACCCTTCGATCCTGGCGCAGTCAGTGGAACAAACGCCTCGACAACTGGCCCCATCCTGACTTCCGACTTCCCCGCGCCGCCATGCACCCTCTCGGCTACGTTGTCCAGCAGGCCAATGTCCGACTGAGCCGTCCCGTAAAGGCCTACGATCGGTGGGTCAATCGCATGCCGGGTGTCTATCGCGAAACCGTCCTCCAGGAGCCGGGCACGGACCTCCCCACCCAAGCGGATCCGCACTGTCTCGCCACACTGAAACATTTCCGAAGTCTGGTTCCCATGGCCCAGGAAGCCCGTCGCCCCCTCTTCGATCTCACCCCGGCTGATGGCGCCATTGGCAGTCATGCCATCGCCGTTCGCGACGCCTACAGCGACTTCGAAGAGCTTGCCCAGCGCATCCTCGCCCGGATGGAGGATGCGGCACCCGGTGCATCCCCAAGTTGTCGGTGA
- a CDS encoding glutathionylspermidine synthase family protein, translated as MRTQPWGLSKDDFREVIRRLRFRYRKWDVRAGGRCLVLPESLVLTVEEHRRVVATVERFSGLLARVERRLANSREALEGLGIPRESIELLLREPADGPLQLARYDLFPSTDGRWWVSEFNEDAPGGFNEAVGVPELLGGRAPGGRFLGDLRGALQEAFRASRRVAFIHATGYAEDLQHMLVVQDWLAQAGIDGVLCSPAHLEWRWGRPSFLGKSVDHALRFYPGEWFRWLPNRDTWARALPHLPMMNPLRRLIRQSKRLFIDWGGGDGWTDDDRRWVRDHAPLSEPYRPDQLDRWVAERPRWVLKEAFGRMGDSVVLGAMVGEAEWTRALTEAAKRPGDFLMQERFEVAPIGFEEGPMYPALGAYVVNGRFAGYYSRVAAQPITTHEAYHVATLVEDT; from the coding sequence ATGAGGACGCAGCCGTGGGGACTCTCGAAGGACGATTTCCGGGAGGTCATCCGGCGGCTGCGTTTCCGGTATCGGAAATGGGATGTGCGGGCGGGCGGACGTTGCCTCGTGCTGCCCGAGTCGCTGGTCCTGACCGTCGAGGAACACCGTCGGGTGGTGGCAACGGTCGAACGGTTCTCGGGGCTGCTGGCCCGCGTGGAACGGCGCCTCGCGAACTCCCGCGAGGCGCTCGAAGGGCTGGGCATTCCCCGTGAATCCATCGAACTGCTGCTCCGCGAACCGGCGGACGGTCCCCTCCAGCTCGCCCGCTACGACCTCTTCCCCTCCACCGACGGACGCTGGTGGGTCTCCGAATTCAACGAGGACGCGCCGGGCGGGTTCAATGAGGCGGTCGGCGTGCCGGAACTCCTCGGCGGCCGGGCGCCGGGCGGACGCTTCCTGGGCGACTTGCGCGGCGCGTTACAGGAGGCGTTTCGCGCATCGCGACGGGTCGCCTTCATCCATGCCACGGGCTACGCCGAGGATCTTCAACACATGCTCGTCGTCCAGGACTGGCTGGCCCAGGCGGGCATCGACGGCGTGCTCTGTTCCCCCGCCCATCTCGAATGGCGGTGGGGACGCCCTTCGTTCCTCGGCAAGTCCGTGGATCATGCGCTGCGATTCTATCCCGGGGAATGGTTCCGCTGGCTGCCTAACCGCGACACCTGGGCCCGTGCCCTGCCCCACCTGCCCATGATGAATCCCCTCCGGCGCCTCATCCGCCAGAGCAAGCGCCTCTTCATCGACTGGGGTGGCGGCGATGGCTGGACCGACGACGACCGCCGCTGGGTCCGGGACCATGCCCCGCTCAGCGAACCCTATCGCCCCGATCAACTCGACCGCTGGGTGGCCGAACGTCCGCGCTGGGTGCTCAAGGAGGCCTTCGGGCGCATGGGCGATTCCGTCGTTCTCGGCGCCATGGTCGGGGAGGCCGAATGGACCCGAGCCCTCACCGAGGCGGCCAAACGGCCCGGGGATTTCCTGATGCAGGAACGGTTCGAGGTGGCGCCAATCGGGTTCGAGGAGGGACCGATGTACCCCGCCCTCGGCGCCTATGTCGTCAACGGCCGCTTCGCCGGTTACTACAGCCGCGTCGCCGCCCAACCCATCACCACTCACGAAGCCTATCATGTGGCAACCCTGGTCGAAGATACTTGA